From one Macellibacteroides fermentans genomic stretch:
- the rpmI gene encoding 50S ribosomal protein L35, with product MPKMKTNSGAKKRFALTGSGKIKRKHAFKSHILTKKTTKRKRNLTHIGLVDKVDVNNVKQLLCLK from the coding sequence ATGCCTAAGATGAAGACTAATTCCGGTGCCAAAAAGAGGTTCGCCCTTACCGGATCAGGTAAAATCAAAAGAAAACACGCTTTTAAAAGTCATATTTTGACTAAAAAGACTACGAAGCGCAAAAGAAATCTTACACACATTGGTCTTGTAGACAAAGTGGATGTAAACAACGTTAAGCAGTTGCTTTGCCTTAAGTAA
- the thrS gene encoding threonine--tRNA ligase has product MIKITFPDDSVREYAEGTTAMQIAESISSRLAQDVLAASVNGEIWDLTRPITSDSAVKLFKWDDAEGKHAFWHSSAHLMAEALQELFPGTKFGIGPAIENGFYYDVDPETPIKDSDFPAIEAKMLELVARKESIKRESISKEDAIKMFGDRGETYKTELIGELADGTITTYTQGNFTDLCRGPHLPNTSYIKAVKILSVAGAYWRGDEKRKQLVRLYGITFPKKKMLDEYLALLEEAKKRDHRKLGKELELFTFSQAVGQGLPLWLPRGTQLRMRLEDFLKRIQKRYGYQQVITPHIGQKELYITSGHYAKYGKDSFQPIHTPQDGEEFLLKPMNCPHHCEIFKAFPRSYKDLPIRFAEFGTVYRYEQSGELHGLTRVRGFTQDDAHLFCRPDQLKDEFLKVMDIIFIIFKALDFENFEAQISLRDPNNKEKYIGSDENWDKAERAIVEACQEKGLKAKVELGEAAFYGPKLDFMVKDAIGRRWQLGTIQVDYNLPERFELEYTGDDNKKHRPVMIHRAPFGSMERFVAVLIEHTGGKFPLWLTPDQVVIMPISEKFNEYAYKVSSMLEDQDIRVLVDDRNEKIGRKIRDNELKRIPYMLVVGEKEAENDEVSVRKQGEGDKGSMNITTFASLLNAEVEEMMNHWQKKEGK; this is encoded by the coding sequence ATGATAAAGATTACATTTCCGGATGATTCCGTAAGAGAATATGCTGAAGGAACAACTGCGATGCAAATTGCAGAAAGCATCAGTTCCCGTTTGGCACAGGATGTGTTGGCTGCCAGCGTTAATGGAGAGATATGGGATTTAACGAGACCTATTACTTCGGATTCGGCAGTTAAATTGTTTAAGTGGGATGACGCAGAAGGAAAGCATGCTTTCTGGCATTCCAGTGCTCACCTTATGGCCGAAGCGCTTCAGGAGCTGTTTCCCGGTACCAAGTTTGGTATAGGTCCGGCGATAGAGAACGGATTTTACTATGATGTAGATCCCGAAACACCAATTAAAGATAGCGATTTTCCGGCTATCGAAGCTAAAATGCTGGAATTGGTTGCGCGCAAGGAGAGTATTAAAAGAGAAAGTATCTCCAAAGAAGATGCCATCAAAATGTTTGGCGATCGGGGAGAAACCTATAAAACAGAGCTGATCGGCGAATTGGCAGACGGTACGATTACCACCTACACACAAGGTAACTTTACCGACTTGTGTCGCGGACCGCATTTACCAAACACGTCTTACATTAAGGCTGTTAAGATATTGAGCGTTGCCGGTGCCTATTGGAGAGGTGACGAAAAACGTAAACAGCTGGTTCGTCTCTACGGTATCACCTTCCCTAAGAAGAAGATGCTTGATGAGTATCTGGCTCTATTGGAAGAGGCTAAGAAGCGTGACCACCGTAAGTTGGGTAAAGAACTTGAATTGTTTACCTTCTCTCAGGCAGTTGGACAGGGATTACCTTTGTGGTTGCCCCGTGGAACGCAATTGCGTATGCGCCTGGAAGACTTCCTGAAACGTATTCAGAAGCGTTACGGTTACCAGCAGGTAATTACTCCGCATATCGGACAGAAGGAATTATATATTACCTCTGGTCACTATGCAAAATATGGAAAAGATTCATTCCAGCCTATCCATACACCGCAGGATGGCGAAGAGTTCTTGCTAAAGCCAATGAACTGTCCGCATCACTGCGAAATTTTCAAAGCATTTCCACGTTCTTACAAGGATCTGCCTATTCGTTTTGCAGAGTTCGGTACGGTATATCGTTACGAGCAAAGCGGCGAGTTGCATGGATTGACTCGGGTTCGTGGATTTACGCAGGATGATGCCCACCTGTTTTGCCGTCCGGATCAGCTGAAGGATGAGTTCCTAAAAGTGATGGATATTATATTCATAATTTTCAAAGCACTCGACTTCGAGAATTTTGAAGCACAGATTTCATTGAGAGATCCCAATAATAAAGAAAAATATATCGGTTCTGACGAGAACTGGGACAAAGCAGAACGAGCTATTGTTGAAGCATGTCAGGAAAAGGGTCTTAAGGCTAAAGTAGAACTTGGCGAAGCTGCATTCTACGGACCAAAGCTCGACTTTATGGTTAAAGACGCCATTGGCCGTCGCTGGCAGCTTGGAACGATCCAGGTTGACTATAACCTGCCCGAGCGCTTTGAACTAGAATATACCGGAGATGATAACAAGAAACACCGTCCTGTTATGATTCACCGTGCTCCGTTCGGTTCTATGGAGCGATTTGTTGCAGTTCTTATCGAGCACACTGGAGGTAAATTCCCCTTGTGGCTTACACCAGACCAGGTGGTAATCATGCCTATCAGCGAGAAGTTCAACGAATATGCTTATAAGGTATCTTCTATGCTTGAAGATCAGGATATAAGAGTCCTTGTTGATGATAGAAATGAGAAAATTGGCCGTAAGATACGTGACAATGAATTGAAGCGCATCCCATATATGCTGGTTGTGGGAGAGAAAGAAGCAGAAAATGATGAAGTTTCTGTAAGAAAACAGGGCGAAGGTGATAAAGGTTCGATGAATATTACTACCTTTGCATCGCTTTTGAATGCAGAAGTGGAAGAAATGATGAACCACTGGCAAAAGAAAGAAGGTAAATAA
- the rplT gene encoding 50S ribosomal protein L20 — protein sequence MPRSVNHVASRAKRKRILKLTRGYYGARKNVWTVAKNTWEKGLTYAFRDRRNKKRNFRALWIQRINAAARLEGMSYSRLMGALHAAGIEMNRKVLADLAVNHPEAFKAIVAKVK from the coding sequence ATGCCTAGATCAGTAAATCATGTTGCTTCAAGAGCAAAAAGAAAAAGGATTTTAAAACTTACCAGAGGTTATTATGGTGCAAGAAAAAACGTTTGGACCGTAGCAAAAAACACCTGGGAAAAAGGTTTGACTTATGCTTTCCGTGACCGCCGTAACAAGAAACGTAACTTCCGCGCATTGTGGATTCAACGTATCAACGCAGCTGCACGTTTGGAAGGTATGTCTTACTCACGTTTGATGGGAGCTTTACACGCTGCCGGAATCGAAATGAACCGTAAGGTATTAGCCGATTTGGCTGTAAATCACCCAGAAGCCTTCAAAGCTATCGTAGCAAAGGTTAAGTAA
- the infC gene encoding translation initiation factor IF-3 has translation MKNDNLKEQYRINERIRVREVRLVGDNVEQGVFPTSQALRIAEDLGLDLVEISPNAAPPVCKVTDYQKFLYQQKKRQKEQKAKSVKVVVKEIRFGPQTDDHDYDFKLKHAKGFLEEGAKVKAYVFFKGRSILFKEQGEVLLLRFANDLEDYGKVEQLPVLEGKRMIIMLTPKKAPVPQPQKPSQPAAPVKKVIVTPKPKPVSEENNENE, from the coding sequence ATGAAGAATGACAATCTGAAAGAACAGTATCGAATTAACGAACGTATCCGTGTACGTGAGGTTCGTTTAGTGGGTGATAACGTAGAACAAGGGGTTTTCCCTACATCACAGGCATTGCGAATTGCTGAAGACTTGGGACTTGATCTTGTTGAAATTTCGCCAAATGCTGCCCCCCCCGTTTGTAAAGTAACCGATTATCAGAAATTTCTCTATCAGCAAAAAAAGCGTCAGAAAGAGCAGAAAGCTAAATCTGTTAAAGTGGTGGTAAAAGAAATTCGTTTCGGACCTCAGACAGATGACCATGATTATGACTTTAAATTAAAGCATGCTAAAGGGTTCCTTGAAGAGGGAGCTAAGGTAAAAGCCTATGTTTTCTTTAAGGGAAGATCGATCCTTTTCAAAGAGCAGGGAGAAGTTTTGCTTCTGAGATTTGCCAATGATTTGGAAGATTATGGTAAGGTTGAACAGCTTCCGGTATTGGAAGGCAAGCGTATGATTATTATGCTTACTCCCAAGAAAGCTCCGGTTCCACAGCCGCAAAAGCCTTCACAGCCTGCAGCTCCGGTTAAAAAGGTTATCGTAACACCTAAACCAAAGCCTGTCTCTGAAGAGAATAACGAAAATGAATAA
- the msrA gene encoding peptide-methionine (S)-S-oxide reductase MsrA: protein MMESANKKNEKAYLASGCFWGTQYHLNKAFGVTSTFVGYMGGELENPTYPEVKTGLTGHVETVEVNFDPEEISFDKVLELYFETHDFTQVGGQGPDIGTQYRSVIFYTDEKQKETAEKYIAILSNMGHKVATALEPACKFWVAEDYHQHYYDKKEDTPYCHIYKKIF from the coding sequence ATGATGGAATCTGCAAACAAAAAAAATGAAAAGGCGTATTTGGCTTCAGGTTGTTTTTGGGGAACTCAATATCATCTGAACAAAGCATTTGGCGTTACGTCTACCTTTGTTGGTTATATGGGCGGCGAACTTGAAAACCCTACCTATCCCGAAGTTAAAACCGGACTTACCGGGCATGTGGAAACAGTGGAAGTGAATTTTGATCCGGAAGAGATCTCATTCGACAAGGTATTGGAATTATATTTTGAGACACACGACTTTACACAAGTTGGCGGTCAGGGTCCCGACATAGGCACGCAATACAGATCTGTAATTTTCTATACAGACGAAAAACAGAAAGAAACAGCAGAAAAGTATATTGCTATTTTATCGAATATGGGGCACAAGGTCGCTACCGCGTTAGAGCCCGCCTGTAAGTTTTGGGTAGCAGAAGACTATCATCAACATTATTACGATAAAAAAGAAGATACACCTTATTGTCATATTTATAAAAAAATATTCTAA